The DNA region TCCACTGCCTCGCGCACCAGGTACAGGACCACCGTTCCGCCTGCGACGAGGTAAGCCATCCTGGCGGGCCACCGAAGTACGGCCGCCGGCCGGCGCACCGGGTTACGGAAACTTACAACCAGCACGACTGCGCACAGTACAGCGGCTGAAGCAGTGATGGCGCTAAGGTTGCCGGTCAGCTTGTTCAGCCATAACTCGCGAGCTACAGCATAGGTGCTCTTCAGCACCAAGTCAGCGAGGATCGGTGCGGTAAACAGCACGAGCACCGCCGCTGGTACAAGCGTGTACATGCCGATCAAGCATCCCGAAATTCTGCCCACGACCTCGGCCCAGGCATATTCTGTTTCCTGAGCGCGAACTCTATGAAGGATACCGCGGCTGGTATCGTCCCCGGCCGAAAGGGCACCTCCGAGCCGCGCGACTCGCTTCTCAGCAACCTCGCTGGGAATGAGGTGGGGCAATCGCACGCGTAGGTAGGAGAGTATGCGGTCCGCTACACGACGGTACACACGGTTCACCTGCTCGTGCAGGGTCAATGCAATTGAAGGCATAATCAGCTGGGGGCAGCGGGTGTCAGCGTGTCCGCTTCACGCGGACGATGACCGGATAGAAAGTTACGTCCACGCCAGTCCTGCCAACGTCCACGCCTCGGGTGTCCCCGACGGCAATCCACCGCTTTACGATCTGGTGTACCGTGGCCCTGCAAGGAGGGTTGGCCAGGTCTGGCATGGAACGCAGCTGGTCGGGTCGACACATCGTCTGGTCTCGCGCCACAGTGCCGCGTATACCCGCCCATCTTCCCCTGCCTGCGGCCAGATCAGGAGGCGACAGCGTATCGGGCGCCGGTCCCGAGTCGCCGAAGATCCAGAATTCTTCCCGTCTCGGCACGAACTCGGCAATCCGGAAACCGGGCTTGGCTTCGTACAGTACGTATTCTCGGGACATCGGGCTCGTCCCCACCACTTGCGTGCGGTTCCCGCGCGTTTCGCGGGCGTCCACATGGATCCTGGCGAAGAGGAAACGGCCGTCCTGTGAAGCTTCTACCCACGCCCGCAACAACATCTTGGGGCCGTTACCGGCGAACTCCCCGTCGCCCCCGCCAAAATTGCTAGGACGCCACTCACAACGTGCGGATTCAAGGCGAACTCCAACCGTAGGGAAGATCTGGGTGTTTACCCCTCGGCATCCGTTTGCCTGGGCAGGAAGCCTGTCGGGAACCGCCGTCGAGAGCGCGCCAAGCGCGAACAGCAACAGTAGGGGTCGCATCGTAAAGCGGTTAAGGAGGGGGGGAGCACGCGCGGGGCGGATTACGGCGTTGAGGTCGAACAAGAATCGAAATTACCACTCGCGTCAGATAATGCAATCGTCTCCGCCTGACATCCAGCCCGAGCGGCTCCATCCGCTCATACTGGTCGGTCCGCGTCGGCCCATCCAGCACATTTTTCTGCCAGCGCTGCGTTCCCCGAATGAGAAGCAATGACCGGGGCACGTTGGCTTTCCTGCTTCACCGTCGTATGTTCGGGAAAGCAAGATCCGAGAATGCGCAGGCAGTGCCCGGCGGCGATTTGCGCGTCGTCCGACCGTTGTCTCAGTGCAACTCTCCAACGCCGCTCCGCGATGATGTCCGAAATACTGCTCGTGGTCATCGCGCTCCTGATCGCGTGCGTAGTGCTCCTCGTCGTGCTGCTGCGGCGCACGGGTGGTGGCGACGCCGTGATGCAGATCGCGTCGCGGCTGGACGGGGTGGACCGTGGCCAGGAACGGACCGAGCGCGCGCTGCGGGACGAGATCGGCCGGTCGCGGGAGGAGGCCGGGAGCGAGTCGGCCCGGCTGCGAGGCGAGGTGACGGCCATCATGACCACGCTGACGGCATCCACCGGCGAGCAGATGGAAAGGCTGCGCGTGTCCGTGGAGGCGAAGCTGGACCAGATCCGCGCGGACAACGCCGCCAAGCTGGAGCAGGTGCGCCAGACGGTGGACGAAAAGCTCCAGGGGGTGCTGGAGCAGCGCCTCGGCGAGAGCTTTCGCCTGGTGAGCGACCGGCTGGAGCAGGTGCACAGGGGGCTGGGCGAGATGCAGACGCTGGCCAGCGGCGTCGGCGACCTGAAGAAGGTGCTCTCGAACGTCAAGGTGCGCGGCAACTGGGGCGAGGTGCAGCTCGCCGGCCTCCTGGAGCAGGTGCTCACCCCCGAGCAGTACGTGGCGAACGCCGCGACCAACGAGTTCACCGGCCACCGCGTGGAGTTCGCCATCCGCCTCCCCGGCCAGGAGCACGGCGAGGTGCTGCTTCCCATCGACGCCAAGTTCCCGCTGGAAGACTACCAGCGGCTCGTGGACGCGCAGGAGGCTGGCGACCCGGGAGGGATGGATGCCGCCTCGCGCGCGCTGGAGGACCGCATCCGGGGCTGCGCGCGGGACATCTGCATCAAGTACCTGAACCCGCCGCGCACCACCGACTTCGGGATCATGTTCCTTCCCACCGAGGGGCTGTACGCCGAGGTGGTGCGGCGCCCGGGACTGACGGACGCCATCCAGCGCGAGTGGCGCGTGGTGGTGGCCGGCCCCACCACGCTCTGGGCCGTGCTGAACAGCCTGCAGATGGGGTTCCGCACGCTGGCCATCCAGAAGCGCTCGGGCGAGGTGTGGGGCGTGCTCGGCGCCGTGAAGACGGAGTTCGGAAAGTTCGGCGGCGTGCTGGAGAAGGTGCAGAAGAAGCTGCAGGAGGCCAGCAACACCATGCACGATGCCGGCGTGCGAACCCGCGCCATCCAACGGAAGCTGCGCGACGTGCAGGAGCTGCCCGCGCCCGAGGCGGGACGCGTGCTGCTGGGCGATGCGCTCGTGATCGCCGGCGTGCCGCACGCCGCGGCGGAAGATGAATCCACCGAAACCGACGCAACCCTCGCCTGACGATCCCCCGCCCATGTTCGCGACGCAGGGAGAGCTTCACGAGCGGCTGACCGCCGACATGGCCGCCAACCACGAGCGGATCGCCACCCTGTGCCGCCCGTTGGACGCGCGGCAGCTGGAGCGGCGCCCGGCGGAAGGCTCGTGGAGCGTCGGCGAGGTGCTGGAGCACCTGCTGGTGGCGAACGAGCTGTTCCTGGCACCGGTGGCCGCGCTGGTGCAGGCGGCGCCGCGCGATCCCGCGGCGCCCTCCCGCCCGTGGCGGCCGACGCGCCTGGGAGCGTTCTTCCTCCGCACCGTCGAGCGCCCGAAGCCGCTCGCCGCACCCAGGGCGCTCCGTCCGCAGACGCCGCGTCCGGACGTGCTCGAGAACTATCTGGCGTTCGACGCGCGGTTCGCGTCCGTGCTCGTCGACGCGGCGGACCGCGACTGGAACAAGCTGCGGTTCGCCCCGCCGCTCACCAAGTGGGTGCCGCTGCGCTTCAACGCGGGTGATG from Longimicrobium sp. includes:
- a CDS encoding DNA recombination protein RmuC, with the translated sequence MSEILLVVIALLIACVVLLVVLLRRTGGGDAVMQIASRLDGVDRGQERTERALRDEIGRSREEAGSESARLRGEVTAIMTTLTASTGEQMERLRVSVEAKLDQIRADNAAKLEQVRQTVDEKLQGVLEQRLGESFRLVSDRLEQVHRGLGEMQTLASGVGDLKKVLSNVKVRGNWGEVQLAGLLEQVLTPEQYVANAATNEFTGHRVEFAIRLPGQEHGEVLLPIDAKFPLEDYQRLVDAQEAGDPGGMDAASRALEDRIRGCARDICIKYLNPPRTTDFGIMFLPTEGLYAEVVRRPGLTDAIQREWRVVVAGPTTLWAVLNSLQMGFRTLAIQKRSGEVWGVLGAVKTEFGKFGGVLEKVQKKLQEASNTMHDAGVRTRAIQRKLRDVQELPAPEAGRVLLGDALVIAGVPHAAAEDESTETDATLA
- a CDS encoding DinB family protein; the encoded protein is MFATQGELHERLTADMAANHERIATLCRPLDARQLERRPAEGSWSVGEVLEHLLVANELFLAPVAALVQAAPRDPAAPSRPWRPTRLGAFFLRTVERPKPLAAPRALRPQTPRPDVLENYLAFDARFASVLVDAADRDWNKLRFAPPLTKWVPLRFNAGDGFRFHAAHVRRHLAQIERAAAAL